GATATTGTCGCTTATTGCTGGTTATCCAGCCGGAATACCTAGACGATAGCCAGGCGTTTCGCTAAGTTCTTTGAAAACGAGACTTTGCAAGGAGCGCGCCGCTAGTCCCCTCATTCCACTAGGTCGCGTCTAGAGGAGGGCGAGCTAAGTCCTTTTTCCGCGGGACTTTACCTCTAACTCCTTTAGATCTTGGGACTCAGCGGGAATTTCCGCCTAACCCAATGATTCCACTGGAGGGGTATAGGGGGGAGGGGTAGGTATGGGTTAACGGCTTCGTTACCCCGCCAGGAAACCCGGCTGCCGCCAAAGCCGGAAGCTACTGCTGCTTCTTCTTCTTCCCGAACAGGCCCAGGATGCTCTCGGCGCCGGTCACGGGCGCGCCCACGGTTTGTCCCATCGCCCCGGCCACGTCCGGCACGAAGACGGGATTGGAAGTCGTGCCCTGGATCATGAAGGGAATGGCTCCCTTCGACTGCCCGAAGGTGGAGAGCGCAGAAAGCCCGCCCGCCAGCCCGCCGCCCTGCGCCAGCTTGGCCACCATGCGGAAGTTCAGCGAGTTGTTGGCCCCGATGGTGCCTGCGCCGGTCACCGAGCCCAGCGCCGGCGCCACTAGGTTGATGTTGTCGGCACGAATGCCATCGGGCGCCACCCGCAGGCCCGAACTCAGCGTCTGGATCTCGGTGGTGGAGCCGGTGCGCATGCCGCTGAAAGCGGCGAGCGCTCCCATCTTCGAACCCAGGTCATAGCCCGCCAGGCGCGTGGCGGAGACGTTGAGCGGCCCGGTGATCACCAGACGGTCCAACGGCCCGTCAATGGAGAGATTTGCCGACGCAACTCCGCCCTGCAGCGACGAGCCCGGCGGCATGATCACGCCGAACGCCGGCAGCAGCCCGGAAACGTCGTCCACCTTCATCTGCTCCCCGCGCAGCTTGAGGTGTACCACGGCAGATTCGCCGCGCGTGTCGTAGTTGCCGGAAAGCTTGGCCGCGCTGGAGCCGACCTTGATGTCGCCTTTGCTCAGGGTTCCCGCGTTGCGCTGCGGCTCGTAGTCGGTGGCGAACTCGAAGGTCACCGGCTGGCGGGCGGGCTGGCCTCCGCGGGCGAGCTTGAGTCCCGCCGTTTTGGCGGTGCCCTCGGCGCGTGCCTCCTTGCCGTCGGATTTCACGCTGACCGTCAGATCCAGCTTGCCGCCGATGCCGCTGGAAGGATCAAGGAATCCCGTAGCCCCCAGGTCCACGCCCTCGGCGTGCACTTCGGCCTCGATCGGGCTGCGAGCGGCATCCTTGGCATCCAGAGGACCAGCCTCACCTTCCACGTGCAGCTTGCCGCCGCTGGGCGTCTTGGCCTGCAGTTCGAACTCGACGGGAGAAGTCATGGAGACGTTCTTGGCGGTGAGCTGGACGTCTTCATAGACACGCGTCTTGCCGCCGCGCCCGGCCCGGCCGATCGCCAGTTTTCCATCCACGATCTTCAGCACCCCGATGGAAACCGCTGGTGGCTTGGCGGCCGGTGTCTTCTTCGCCTCCTTAGCGCCCAGGCTGGAGAAGTTCCATTTGCCGCCGGGCGTGCTCAGCAGCGTGATCTGCGGCTCCACCAGCGTGAGCGAACGCACCTGGAGCGACTGCGAGAAGATCAGCGGCAGCATCTCCACGCCCACCTCCATCGTCTTGGCTTGGAGGAACGGCTCGCGGTTATACGCGGGATCGTCCGCGATGGATAGATCGCTGGCAGTGACGCCGCCGGCCAGCAGCGAAAGGTCCAGCTTGCCGATGCGCACTTCGCGGCCGAGGGCGGCGCTGGCTTCCGACTGGATCGTGGGCCGGAAGCTGTCCACGTTTATCAGCAGCGGCAGCGCTACGGCCGCGATCACCAGCACAGCAAGCAGAGCGCCCGCGATGATGAGACCCTTGCGTTTCACGGCTGAACCTCCAGCGTCAACGAGGAGCGATGCGGATGATGGCCACGCACAGCAGCCGGGAGGAGTTCATGCTAGCACCGCAGGGAAGTCAGAGCAAAGGATGCGCGGCGGCGAAGTAGGCCAGCGGCGCGCGCACCAGGGCGACGGTGGTCATGTCGTCCTGCGGAGGATTGCCGCGCACGTACACGCGCACCGCCTCCAGCGCCACGCCGCACAGCTCGGCGGCGTCGGAAAAA
This genomic stretch from Terriglobales bacterium harbors:
- a CDS encoding AsmA family protein, with the protein product MKRKGLIIAGALLAVLVIAAVALPLLINVDSFRPTIQSEASAALGREVRIGKLDLSLLAGGVTASDLSIADDPAYNREPFLQAKTMEVGVEMLPLIFSQSLQVRSLTLVEPQITLLSTPGGKWNFSSLGAKEAKKTPAAKPPAVSIGVLKIVDGKLAIGRAGRGGKTRVYEDVQLTAKNVSMTSPVEFELQAKTPSGGKLHVEGEAGPLDAKDAARSPIEAEVHAEGVDLGATGFLDPSSGIGGKLDLTVSVKSDGKEARAEGTAKTAGLKLARGGQPARQPVTFEFATDYEPQRNAGTLSKGDIKVGSSAAKLSGNYDTRGESAVVHLKLRGEQMKVDDVSGLLPAFGVIMPPGSSLQGGVASANLSIDGPLDRLVITGPLNVSATRLAGYDLGSKMGALAAFSGMRTGSTTEIQTLSSGLRVAPDGIRADNINLVAPALGSVTGAGTIGANNSLNFRMVAKLAQGGGLAGGLSALSTFGQSKGAIPFMIQGTTSNPVFVPDVAGAMGQTVGAPVTGAESILGLFGKKKKQQ